From a single Pieris rapae chromosome 17, ilPieRapa1.1, whole genome shotgun sequence genomic region:
- the LOC111002176 gene encoding heterogeneous nuclear ribonucleoprotein R isoform X2, with amino-acid sequence MAEGNGEISMEEVPGRDSDVYRTPDYRKLIEYGLDSKVAAKLDDIYKTGKLAHAELDERALDALKEFPSDGALSVLGQFLDSNLEHVSNKSAYLCGVMKTYRQKSRAGVQGAPALAASAQVKGPDENKIKQILARTGYTLDVTTGQRKYGGPPPGWEGGTPGAGCEVFCGKIPKDMYEDELIPLFERCGNIWDLRLMMDPMTGTNRGYAFVTFTTREATQRAVQELNDYEIRKGKKIGVTVSFNNHRLFVGNIPKNRGRDDLFEELTRHAPGLVEVIIYSSPDDKKKNRGFCFLEYESHKAASLAKRRLGTGRIKVWGCDIIVDWADPQEEPDEQTMSKVKVLYVRNLTQDITEEALKEEFEQYGTVERVKKIKDYAFVHFENRDCAVKAMQELDGKELGGARLEVSLAKPPSDKKKKEEILRARERRMTQMIYGRGGFDWCSCSPVHGALRGRTPQPTPRPPQARGDYDYDYDYYGYGDYRGGYNEPFYRYDEFYFDYAGPPQPSAVRQPPNRAQPGAGSCGTGARWARRGAAAGARGGARRAARGRRTPSAMRGNQRAKPSLPGKRKLDGGHQNNGGESKRRVCAWGAGGSGGSGVSGDSVSGSS; translated from the exons ATGGCGGAAGGCAATGGAGAAATATCTATGGAAGAGGTCCCTGGAAGGGATTCTGATGTTTACCGAACACCAGATTACCGCAAACTCATAGAGTATGGTTTAGATTCAaag GTAGCGGCCAAGCTCGATGATATTTATAAGACTGGAAAGCTAGCGCACGCTGAGTTGGACGAGCGTGCGTTAGATGCCTTAAAAGAATTTCCATCCGACGGTGCTTTAAGTGTTCTTGGACAATTTTTAGATTCAAATCTTGAGCATGTATCAAATAAAAGTGCTTATTTATGTGGAGTTATGAAAACTTATAG ACAGAAAAGCCGGGCGGGCGTGCAGGGCGCTCCCGCTCTGGCGGCCAGTGCGCAGGTCAAAGGCCCGGACGAGAACAAGATCAAACAAATCCTCGCACGCACCGGGTACACGTTAGACGTTACCACgg GGCAGCGTAAGTACGGCGGGCCTCCGCCCGGGTGGGAAGGGGGCACGCCAGGGGCCGGATGCGAAGTTTTCTGCGGCAAGATCCCCAAGGATATGTACGAAGATGAGTTGATCCCACTTTTCGAACGATGCGGCAACATTTGGGACCTTCGCCTCATGATGGACCCCATGACGGGGACAAATAGGGGTTACGCGTTCGTGACCTTTACGACGCGTGAAGCCACTCAGCGCGCGGTGCAAGAG CTGAATGATTATGAAATTCGAAAGGGGAAAAAGATTGGCGTTACGGTTTCCTTTAACAATCATCGTTTATTCGTGGGAAATATCCCTAAGAATCGAGGTCGGGACGATTTGTTTGAGGAGCTTACTAGGCACGCAC CTGGACTGGtagaagtaataatttatagttcGCCcgatgataagaagaaaaatagaggattttgttttttggaaTACGAGTCTCACAAGGCCGCGTCTTTAGCTAAGCGTCGACTTGGAACCGGTAGAATAAAG gTATGGGGCTGTGATATAATAGTGGATTGGGCCGACCCACAAGAAGAACCAGATGAGCAGACAATGAGTAAA GTGAAGGTGTTATATGTAAGGAACCTAACTCAAGACATCACAGAAGAAGCGCTGAAAGAGGAATTCGAACAATATGGCACCGTTGAACGAGTTAAGAAGATTAAAGACTACGCATTTGTACACTTCGAGAATCGAGACTGTGCTGTAAAG GCCATGCAAGAGCTAGACGGCAAAGAACTGGGTGGAGCCAGACTGGAAGTATCCCTAGCGAAGCCACCTTCGgacaagaagaagaaagaagaaatacTCCGTGCTCGAGAACGTCGCATGACTCAGATGATATACGGACGTGGCGG ATTTGATTGGTGCAGCTGCTCACCCGTGCACGGCGCGCTGCGTGGACGCACGCCGCAGCCCACGCCGCGCCCGCCCCAGGCCCGCGGGGACTACG ATTATGATTACGACTATTACGGGTACGGGGATTACCGAGGTGGCTACAATGAGCCATTTTACCGGTACGATGAGTTCTATTTTGATTACGCGGGGCCACCGCAACCGTCCGCCGTTCGCCAGCCTCCCAACAGAGCGCAACCG GGGGCTGGGTCATGTGGGACGGGCGCGCGTTGGGCGCGGCGCGGGGCCGCGGCTGGGGCCCGTGGTGGTGCGCGTCGCGCCGCTCGTGGCCGCCGCACGCCCAGCGCCATGCGTGGCAACCAGCGCGCCAAGCCAAGTTTACCAG GTAAACGTAAACTGGATGGGGGTCATCAGAACAATGGGGGGGAAAGCAAGCGTCGGGTGTGCGCGTGGGGAGCGGGCGGGTCGGGCGGGTCGGGCGTGTCGGGCGATTCGGTGAGCGGCAGCAGCTAG
- the LOC111002176 gene encoding heterogeneous nuclear ribonucleoprotein R isoform X1: protein MAEGNGEISMEEVPGRDSDVYRTPDYRKLIEYGLDSKVAAKLDDIYKTGKLAHAELDERALDALKEFPSDGALSVLGQFLDSNLEHVSNKSAYLCGVMKTYRQKSRAGVQGAPALAASAQVKGPDENKIKQILARTGYTLDVTTGQRKYGGPPPGWEGGTPGAGCEVFCGKIPKDMYEDELIPLFERCGNIWDLRLMMDPMTGTNRGYAFVTFTTREATQRAVQELDNHEIKPGKTLRLKISVPNLRLFVGNIPKSKGKEEILEEFGKLTAGLVEVIIYSSPDDKKKNRGFCFLEYESHKAASLAKRRLGTGRIKVWGCDIIVDWADPQEEPDEQTMSKVKVLYVRNLTQDITEEALKEEFEQYGTVERVKKIKDYAFVHFENRDCAVKAMQELDGKELGGARLEVSLAKPPSDKKKKEEILRARERRMTQMIYGRGGFDWCSCSPVHGALRGRTPQPTPRPPQARGDYDYDYDYYGYGDYRGGYNEPFYRYDEFYFDYAGPPQPSAVRQPPNRAQPGAGSCGTGARWARRGAAAGARGGARRAARGRRTPSAMRGNQRAKPSLPGKRKLDGGHQNNGGESKRRVCAWGAGGSGGSGVSGDSVSGSS from the exons ATGGCGGAAGGCAATGGAGAAATATCTATGGAAGAGGTCCCTGGAAGGGATTCTGATGTTTACCGAACACCAGATTACCGCAAACTCATAGAGTATGGTTTAGATTCAaag GTAGCGGCCAAGCTCGATGATATTTATAAGACTGGAAAGCTAGCGCACGCTGAGTTGGACGAGCGTGCGTTAGATGCCTTAAAAGAATTTCCATCCGACGGTGCTTTAAGTGTTCTTGGACAATTTTTAGATTCAAATCTTGAGCATGTATCAAATAAAAGTGCTTATTTATGTGGAGTTATGAAAACTTATAG ACAGAAAAGCCGGGCGGGCGTGCAGGGCGCTCCCGCTCTGGCGGCCAGTGCGCAGGTCAAAGGCCCGGACGAGAACAAGATCAAACAAATCCTCGCACGCACCGGGTACACGTTAGACGTTACCACgg GGCAGCGTAAGTACGGCGGGCCTCCGCCCGGGTGGGAAGGGGGCACGCCAGGGGCCGGATGCGAAGTTTTCTGCGGCAAGATCCCCAAGGATATGTACGAAGATGAGTTGATCCCACTTTTCGAACGATGCGGCAACATTTGGGACCTTCGCCTCATGATGGACCCCATGACGGGGACAAATAGGGGTTACGCGTTCGTGACCTTTACGACGCGTGAAGCCACTCAGCGCGCGGTGCAAGAG CTCGATAATCACGAAATAAAACCAGGGAAGACTCTGAGACTTAAGATTAGCGTACCGAACCTTCGACTTTTCGTCGGCAACATTCCCAAGTCTAAAGGCAAAGAGGAGATACTGGAAGAGTTTGGTAAATTAACAG CTGGACTGGtagaagtaataatttatagttcGCCcgatgataagaagaaaaatagaggattttgttttttggaaTACGAGTCTCACAAGGCCGCGTCTTTAGCTAAGCGTCGACTTGGAACCGGTAGAATAAAG gTATGGGGCTGTGATATAATAGTGGATTGGGCCGACCCACAAGAAGAACCAGATGAGCAGACAATGAGTAAA GTGAAGGTGTTATATGTAAGGAACCTAACTCAAGACATCACAGAAGAAGCGCTGAAAGAGGAATTCGAACAATATGGCACCGTTGAACGAGTTAAGAAGATTAAAGACTACGCATTTGTACACTTCGAGAATCGAGACTGTGCTGTAAAG GCCATGCAAGAGCTAGACGGCAAAGAACTGGGTGGAGCCAGACTGGAAGTATCCCTAGCGAAGCCACCTTCGgacaagaagaagaaagaagaaatacTCCGTGCTCGAGAACGTCGCATGACTCAGATGATATACGGACGTGGCGG ATTTGATTGGTGCAGCTGCTCACCCGTGCACGGCGCGCTGCGTGGACGCACGCCGCAGCCCACGCCGCGCCCGCCCCAGGCCCGCGGGGACTACG ATTATGATTACGACTATTACGGGTACGGGGATTACCGAGGTGGCTACAATGAGCCATTTTACCGGTACGATGAGTTCTATTTTGATTACGCGGGGCCACCGCAACCGTCCGCCGTTCGCCAGCCTCCCAACAGAGCGCAACCG GGGGCTGGGTCATGTGGGACGGGCGCGCGTTGGGCGCGGCGCGGGGCCGCGGCTGGGGCCCGTGGTGGTGCGCGTCGCGCCGCTCGTGGCCGCCGCACGCCCAGCGCCATGCGTGGCAACCAGCGCGCCAAGCCAAGTTTACCAG GTAAACGTAAACTGGATGGGGGTCATCAGAACAATGGGGGGGAAAGCAAGCGTCGGGTGTGCGCGTGGGGAGCGGGCGGGTCGGGCGGGTCGGGCGTGTCGGGCGATTCGGTGAGCGGCAGCAGCTAG
- the LOC111002176 gene encoding heterogeneous nuclear ribonucleoprotein R isoform X3 translates to MAEGNGEISMEEVPGRDSDVYRTPDYRKLIEYGLDSKVAAKLDDIYKTGKLAHAELDERALDALKEFPSDGALSVLGQFLDSNLEHVSNKSAYLCGVMKTYRQKSRAGVQGAPALAASAQVKGPDENKIKQILARTGYTLDVTTGQRKYGGPPPGWEGGTPGAGCEVFCGKIPKDMYEDELIPLFERCGNIWDLRLMMDPMTGTNRGYAFVTFTTREATQRAVQELDNHEIKPGKTLRLKISVPNLRLFVGNIPKSKGKEEILEEFGKLTAGLVEVIIYSSPDDKKKNRGFCFLEYESHKAASLAKRRLGTGRIKVWGCDIIVDWADPQEEPDEQTMSKVKVLYVRNLTQDITEEALKEEFEQYGTVERVKKIKDYAFVHFENRDCAVKAMQELDGKELGGARLEVSLAKPPSDKKKKEEILRARERRMTQMIYGRGGCSPVHGALRGRTPQPTPRPPQARGDYDYDYDYYGYGDYRGGYNEPFYRYDEFYFDYAGPPQPSAVRQPPNRAQPGAGSCGTGARWARRGAAAGARGGARRAARGRRTPSAMRGNQRAKPSLPGKRKLDGGHQNNGGESKRRVCAWGAGGSGGSGVSGDSVSGSS, encoded by the exons ATGGCGGAAGGCAATGGAGAAATATCTATGGAAGAGGTCCCTGGAAGGGATTCTGATGTTTACCGAACACCAGATTACCGCAAACTCATAGAGTATGGTTTAGATTCAaag GTAGCGGCCAAGCTCGATGATATTTATAAGACTGGAAAGCTAGCGCACGCTGAGTTGGACGAGCGTGCGTTAGATGCCTTAAAAGAATTTCCATCCGACGGTGCTTTAAGTGTTCTTGGACAATTTTTAGATTCAAATCTTGAGCATGTATCAAATAAAAGTGCTTATTTATGTGGAGTTATGAAAACTTATAG ACAGAAAAGCCGGGCGGGCGTGCAGGGCGCTCCCGCTCTGGCGGCCAGTGCGCAGGTCAAAGGCCCGGACGAGAACAAGATCAAACAAATCCTCGCACGCACCGGGTACACGTTAGACGTTACCACgg GGCAGCGTAAGTACGGCGGGCCTCCGCCCGGGTGGGAAGGGGGCACGCCAGGGGCCGGATGCGAAGTTTTCTGCGGCAAGATCCCCAAGGATATGTACGAAGATGAGTTGATCCCACTTTTCGAACGATGCGGCAACATTTGGGACCTTCGCCTCATGATGGACCCCATGACGGGGACAAATAGGGGTTACGCGTTCGTGACCTTTACGACGCGTGAAGCCACTCAGCGCGCGGTGCAAGAG CTCGATAATCACGAAATAAAACCAGGGAAGACTCTGAGACTTAAGATTAGCGTACCGAACCTTCGACTTTTCGTCGGCAACATTCCCAAGTCTAAAGGCAAAGAGGAGATACTGGAAGAGTTTGGTAAATTAACAG CTGGACTGGtagaagtaataatttatagttcGCCcgatgataagaagaaaaatagaggattttgttttttggaaTACGAGTCTCACAAGGCCGCGTCTTTAGCTAAGCGTCGACTTGGAACCGGTAGAATAAAG gTATGGGGCTGTGATATAATAGTGGATTGGGCCGACCCACAAGAAGAACCAGATGAGCAGACAATGAGTAAA GTGAAGGTGTTATATGTAAGGAACCTAACTCAAGACATCACAGAAGAAGCGCTGAAAGAGGAATTCGAACAATATGGCACCGTTGAACGAGTTAAGAAGATTAAAGACTACGCATTTGTACACTTCGAGAATCGAGACTGTGCTGTAAAG GCCATGCAAGAGCTAGACGGCAAAGAACTGGGTGGAGCCAGACTGGAAGTATCCCTAGCGAAGCCACCTTCGgacaagaagaagaaagaagaaatacTCCGTGCTCGAGAACGTCGCATGACTCAGATGATATACGGACGTGGCGG CTGCTCACCCGTGCACGGCGCGCTGCGTGGACGCACGCCGCAGCCCACGCCGCGCCCGCCCCAGGCCCGCGGGGACTACG ATTATGATTACGACTATTACGGGTACGGGGATTACCGAGGTGGCTACAATGAGCCATTTTACCGGTACGATGAGTTCTATTTTGATTACGCGGGGCCACCGCAACCGTCCGCCGTTCGCCAGCCTCCCAACAGAGCGCAACCG GGGGCTGGGTCATGTGGGACGGGCGCGCGTTGGGCGCGGCGCGGGGCCGCGGCTGGGGCCCGTGGTGGTGCGCGTCGCGCCGCTCGTGGCCGCCGCACGCCCAGCGCCATGCGTGGCAACCAGCGCGCCAAGCCAAGTTTACCAG GTAAACGTAAACTGGATGGGGGTCATCAGAACAATGGGGGGGAAAGCAAGCGTCGGGTGTGCGCGTGGGGAGCGGGCGGGTCGGGCGGGTCGGGCGTGTCGGGCGATTCGGTGAGCGGCAGCAGCTAG
- the LOC111002176 gene encoding heterogeneous nuclear ribonucleoprotein R isoform X6, with the protein MAEGNGEISMEEVPGRDSDVYRTPDYRKLIEYGLDSKVAAKLDDIYKTGKLAHAELDERALDALKEFPSDGALSVLGQFLDSNLEHVSNKSAYLCGVMKTYRQKSRAGVQGAPALAASAQVKGPDENKIKQILARTGYTLDVTTGQRKYGGPPPGWEGGTPGAGCEVFCGKIPKDMYEDELIPLFERCGNIWDLRLMMDPMTGTNRGYAFVTFTTREATQRAVQELDNHEIKPGKTLRLKISVPNLRLFVGNIPKSKGKEEILEEFGKLTAGLVEVIIYSSPDDKKKNRGFCFLEYESHKAASLAKRRLGTGRIKVWGCDIIVDWADPQEEPDEQTMSKVKVLYVRNLTQDITEEALKEEFEQYGTVERVKKIKDYAFVHFENRDCAVKAMQELDGKELGGARLEVSLAKPPSDKKKKEEILRARERRMTQMIYGRGGFDWCSCSPVHGALRGRTPQPTPRPPQARGDYGGWVMWDGRALGAARGRGWGPWWCASRRSWPPHAQRHAWQPARQAKFTR; encoded by the exons ATGGCGGAAGGCAATGGAGAAATATCTATGGAAGAGGTCCCTGGAAGGGATTCTGATGTTTACCGAACACCAGATTACCGCAAACTCATAGAGTATGGTTTAGATTCAaag GTAGCGGCCAAGCTCGATGATATTTATAAGACTGGAAAGCTAGCGCACGCTGAGTTGGACGAGCGTGCGTTAGATGCCTTAAAAGAATTTCCATCCGACGGTGCTTTAAGTGTTCTTGGACAATTTTTAGATTCAAATCTTGAGCATGTATCAAATAAAAGTGCTTATTTATGTGGAGTTATGAAAACTTATAG ACAGAAAAGCCGGGCGGGCGTGCAGGGCGCTCCCGCTCTGGCGGCCAGTGCGCAGGTCAAAGGCCCGGACGAGAACAAGATCAAACAAATCCTCGCACGCACCGGGTACACGTTAGACGTTACCACgg GGCAGCGTAAGTACGGCGGGCCTCCGCCCGGGTGGGAAGGGGGCACGCCAGGGGCCGGATGCGAAGTTTTCTGCGGCAAGATCCCCAAGGATATGTACGAAGATGAGTTGATCCCACTTTTCGAACGATGCGGCAACATTTGGGACCTTCGCCTCATGATGGACCCCATGACGGGGACAAATAGGGGTTACGCGTTCGTGACCTTTACGACGCGTGAAGCCACTCAGCGCGCGGTGCAAGAG CTCGATAATCACGAAATAAAACCAGGGAAGACTCTGAGACTTAAGATTAGCGTACCGAACCTTCGACTTTTCGTCGGCAACATTCCCAAGTCTAAAGGCAAAGAGGAGATACTGGAAGAGTTTGGTAAATTAACAG CTGGACTGGtagaagtaataatttatagttcGCCcgatgataagaagaaaaatagaggattttgttttttggaaTACGAGTCTCACAAGGCCGCGTCTTTAGCTAAGCGTCGACTTGGAACCGGTAGAATAAAG gTATGGGGCTGTGATATAATAGTGGATTGGGCCGACCCACAAGAAGAACCAGATGAGCAGACAATGAGTAAA GTGAAGGTGTTATATGTAAGGAACCTAACTCAAGACATCACAGAAGAAGCGCTGAAAGAGGAATTCGAACAATATGGCACCGTTGAACGAGTTAAGAAGATTAAAGACTACGCATTTGTACACTTCGAGAATCGAGACTGTGCTGTAAAG GCCATGCAAGAGCTAGACGGCAAAGAACTGGGTGGAGCCAGACTGGAAGTATCCCTAGCGAAGCCACCTTCGgacaagaagaagaaagaagaaatacTCCGTGCTCGAGAACGTCGCATGACTCAGATGATATACGGACGTGGCGG ATTTGATTGGTGCAGCTGCTCACCCGTGCACGGCGCGCTGCGTGGACGCACGCCGCAGCCCACGCCGCGCCCGCCCCAGGCCCGCGGGGACTACG GGGGCTGGGTCATGTGGGACGGGCGCGCGTTGGGCGCGGCGCGGGGCCGCGGCTGGGGCCCGTGGTGGTGCGCGTCGCGCCGCTCGTGGCCGCCGCACGCCCAGCGCCATGCGTGGCAACCAGCGCGCCAAGCCAAGTTTACCAG GTAA
- the LOC111002176 gene encoding heterogeneous nuclear ribonucleoprotein R isoform X7 yields the protein MAEGNGEISMEEVPGRDSDVYRTPDYRKLIEYGLDSKVAAKLDDIYKTGKLAHAELDERALDALKEFPSDGALSVLGQFLDSNLEHVSNKSAYLCGVMKTYRQKSRAGVQGAPALAASAQVKGPDENKIKQILARTGYTLDVTTGQRKYGGPPPGWEGGTPGAGCEVFCGKIPKDMYEDELIPLFERCGNIWDLRLMMDPMTGTNRGYAFVTFTTREATQRAVQELDNHEIKPGKTLRLKISVPNLRLFVGNIPKSKGKEEILEEFGKLTAGLVEVIIYSSPDDKKKNRGFCFLEYESHKAASLAKRRLGTGRIKVWGCDIIVDWADPQEEPDEQTMSKVKVLYVRNLTQDITEEALKEEFEQYGTVERVKKIKDYAFVHFENRDCAVKAMQELDGKELGGARLEVSLAKPPSDKKKKEEILRARERRMTQMIYGRGGCSPVHGALRGRTPQPTPRPPQARGDYGGWVMWDGRALGAARGRGWGPWWCASRRSWPPHAQRHAWQPARQAKFTR from the exons ATGGCGGAAGGCAATGGAGAAATATCTATGGAAGAGGTCCCTGGAAGGGATTCTGATGTTTACCGAACACCAGATTACCGCAAACTCATAGAGTATGGTTTAGATTCAaag GTAGCGGCCAAGCTCGATGATATTTATAAGACTGGAAAGCTAGCGCACGCTGAGTTGGACGAGCGTGCGTTAGATGCCTTAAAAGAATTTCCATCCGACGGTGCTTTAAGTGTTCTTGGACAATTTTTAGATTCAAATCTTGAGCATGTATCAAATAAAAGTGCTTATTTATGTGGAGTTATGAAAACTTATAG ACAGAAAAGCCGGGCGGGCGTGCAGGGCGCTCCCGCTCTGGCGGCCAGTGCGCAGGTCAAAGGCCCGGACGAGAACAAGATCAAACAAATCCTCGCACGCACCGGGTACACGTTAGACGTTACCACgg GGCAGCGTAAGTACGGCGGGCCTCCGCCCGGGTGGGAAGGGGGCACGCCAGGGGCCGGATGCGAAGTTTTCTGCGGCAAGATCCCCAAGGATATGTACGAAGATGAGTTGATCCCACTTTTCGAACGATGCGGCAACATTTGGGACCTTCGCCTCATGATGGACCCCATGACGGGGACAAATAGGGGTTACGCGTTCGTGACCTTTACGACGCGTGAAGCCACTCAGCGCGCGGTGCAAGAG CTCGATAATCACGAAATAAAACCAGGGAAGACTCTGAGACTTAAGATTAGCGTACCGAACCTTCGACTTTTCGTCGGCAACATTCCCAAGTCTAAAGGCAAAGAGGAGATACTGGAAGAGTTTGGTAAATTAACAG CTGGACTGGtagaagtaataatttatagttcGCCcgatgataagaagaaaaatagaggattttgttttttggaaTACGAGTCTCACAAGGCCGCGTCTTTAGCTAAGCGTCGACTTGGAACCGGTAGAATAAAG gTATGGGGCTGTGATATAATAGTGGATTGGGCCGACCCACAAGAAGAACCAGATGAGCAGACAATGAGTAAA GTGAAGGTGTTATATGTAAGGAACCTAACTCAAGACATCACAGAAGAAGCGCTGAAAGAGGAATTCGAACAATATGGCACCGTTGAACGAGTTAAGAAGATTAAAGACTACGCATTTGTACACTTCGAGAATCGAGACTGTGCTGTAAAG GCCATGCAAGAGCTAGACGGCAAAGAACTGGGTGGAGCCAGACTGGAAGTATCCCTAGCGAAGCCACCTTCGgacaagaagaagaaagaagaaatacTCCGTGCTCGAGAACGTCGCATGACTCAGATGATATACGGACGTGGCGG CTGCTCACCCGTGCACGGCGCGCTGCGTGGACGCACGCCGCAGCCCACGCCGCGCCCGCCCCAGGCCCGCGGGGACTACG GGGGCTGGGTCATGTGGGACGGGCGCGCGTTGGGCGCGGCGCGGGGCCGCGGCTGGGGCCCGTGGTGGTGCGCGTCGCGCCGCTCGTGGCCGCCGCACGCCCAGCGCCATGCGTGGCAACCAGCGCGCCAAGCCAAGTTTACCAG GTAA
- the LOC111002176 gene encoding heterogeneous nuclear ribonucleoprotein R isoform X4, whose amino-acid sequence MAEGNGEISMEEVPGRDSDVYRTPDYRKLIEYGLDSKVAAKLDDIYKTGKLAHAELDERALDALKEFPSDGALSVLGQFLDSNLEHVSNKSAYLCGVMKTYRQKSRAGVQGAPALAASAQVKGPDENKIKQILARTGYTLDVTTGQRKYGGPPPGWEGGTPGAGCEVFCGKIPKDMYEDELIPLFERCGNIWDLRLMMDPMTGTNRGYAFVTFTTREATQRAVQELDNHEIKPGKTLRLKISVPNLRLFVGNIPKSKGKEEILEEFGKLTAGLVEVIIYSSPDDKKKNRGFCFLEYESHKAASLAKRRLGTGRIKVWGCDIIVDWADPQEEPDEQTMSKVKVLYVRNLTQDITEEALKEEFEQYGTVERVKKIKDYAFVHFENRDCAVKAMQELDGKELGGARLEVSLAKPPSDKKKKEEILRARERRMTQMIYGRGGFDWCSCSPVHGALRGRTPQPTPRPPQARGDYDYDYDYYGYGDYRGGYNEPFYRYDEFYFDYAGPPQPSAVRQPPNRAQPDDDAIGHNTLYYDIAGDIQVPCDSYRCLIKLSAVLMLSGFSLAKTCPNPLFGLCSIEQQQNGF is encoded by the exons ATGGCGGAAGGCAATGGAGAAATATCTATGGAAGAGGTCCCTGGAAGGGATTCTGATGTTTACCGAACACCAGATTACCGCAAACTCATAGAGTATGGTTTAGATTCAaag GTAGCGGCCAAGCTCGATGATATTTATAAGACTGGAAAGCTAGCGCACGCTGAGTTGGACGAGCGTGCGTTAGATGCCTTAAAAGAATTTCCATCCGACGGTGCTTTAAGTGTTCTTGGACAATTTTTAGATTCAAATCTTGAGCATGTATCAAATAAAAGTGCTTATTTATGTGGAGTTATGAAAACTTATAG ACAGAAAAGCCGGGCGGGCGTGCAGGGCGCTCCCGCTCTGGCGGCCAGTGCGCAGGTCAAAGGCCCGGACGAGAACAAGATCAAACAAATCCTCGCACGCACCGGGTACACGTTAGACGTTACCACgg GGCAGCGTAAGTACGGCGGGCCTCCGCCCGGGTGGGAAGGGGGCACGCCAGGGGCCGGATGCGAAGTTTTCTGCGGCAAGATCCCCAAGGATATGTACGAAGATGAGTTGATCCCACTTTTCGAACGATGCGGCAACATTTGGGACCTTCGCCTCATGATGGACCCCATGACGGGGACAAATAGGGGTTACGCGTTCGTGACCTTTACGACGCGTGAAGCCACTCAGCGCGCGGTGCAAGAG CTCGATAATCACGAAATAAAACCAGGGAAGACTCTGAGACTTAAGATTAGCGTACCGAACCTTCGACTTTTCGTCGGCAACATTCCCAAGTCTAAAGGCAAAGAGGAGATACTGGAAGAGTTTGGTAAATTAACAG CTGGACTGGtagaagtaataatttatagttcGCCcgatgataagaagaaaaatagaggattttgttttttggaaTACGAGTCTCACAAGGCCGCGTCTTTAGCTAAGCGTCGACTTGGAACCGGTAGAATAAAG gTATGGGGCTGTGATATAATAGTGGATTGGGCCGACCCACAAGAAGAACCAGATGAGCAGACAATGAGTAAA GTGAAGGTGTTATATGTAAGGAACCTAACTCAAGACATCACAGAAGAAGCGCTGAAAGAGGAATTCGAACAATATGGCACCGTTGAACGAGTTAAGAAGATTAAAGACTACGCATTTGTACACTTCGAGAATCGAGACTGTGCTGTAAAG GCCATGCAAGAGCTAGACGGCAAAGAACTGGGTGGAGCCAGACTGGAAGTATCCCTAGCGAAGCCACCTTCGgacaagaagaagaaagaagaaatacTCCGTGCTCGAGAACGTCGCATGACTCAGATGATATACGGACGTGGCGG ATTTGATTGGTGCAGCTGCTCACCCGTGCACGGCGCGCTGCGTGGACGCACGCCGCAGCCCACGCCGCGCCCGCCCCAGGCCCGCGGGGACTACG ATTATGATTACGACTATTACGGGTACGGGGATTACCGAGGTGGCTACAATGAGCCATTTTACCGGTACGATGAGTTCTATTTTGATTACGCGGGGCCACCGCAACCGTCCGCCGTTCGCCAGCCTCCCAACAGAGCGCAACCG GACGACGATGCTATCGGCCACAACACGCTTTACTACGATATAGCCGGAGACATTCAGGTACCATGTGACTCATATCGATGTTTGATTAAACTCTCGGCTGTTTTGATGCTGTCCGGATTCTCTCTGGCTAAAACCTGTCCGAACCCATTGTTTGGGCTTTGTTCAATCGAACAGCAACAGAACGGGTTTTGA